From a region of the Helicobacter hepaticus ATCC 51449 genome:
- a CDS encoding nitrate reductase cytochrome c-type subunit, with amino-acid sequence MKKYAQSLIIGLLGLAFFACSDSTESKSDNVSKEIQGEMFKDSEIGLRKVDLQDEKDVKLLQYAYPNASAGESTLIERSFENAPPMISHSIEGMLPITKDDNQCLTCHDPAVAADVGAIAVPASHTYDLRTNKNLGEVSHARFNCVLCHTPQADVAPAIANTFSPAFRTQEGKKSSNLLDVLNEGVN; translated from the coding sequence ATGAAAAAATACGCTCAAAGTTTAATAATTGGGTTACTTGGATTGGCATTTTTCGCGTGTTCAGATTCTACGGAATCTAAAAGTGATAATGTGTCTAAAGAGATACAAGGTGAAATGTTTAAAGATAGTGAAATTGGCTTAAGAAAAGTGGATTTGCAAGATGAAAAAGATGTCAAATTGCTTCAATATGCATATCCTAATGCTTCTGCAGGCGAGAGCACACTTATTGAACGCTCATTTGAAAATGCTCCACCTATGATTTCTCACAGCATAGAAGGTATGCTACCTATCACAAAAGATGATAATCAATGTCTTACTTGCCACGACCCTGCAGTTGCAGCAGATGTAGGTGCTATAGCCGTTCCTGCTTCGCATACTTATGATTTGCGCACAAATAAAAATTTAGGCGAAGTCTCTCACGCACGATTTAATTGTGTGTTATGTCATACTCCACAGGCAGATGTAGCACCAGCTATTGCCAATACTTTTTCACCTGCTTTCCGCACTCAAGAGGGCAAAAAATCATCAAATCTTCTTGATGTTCTTAATGAGGGCGTAAATTAA